The following nucleotide sequence is from Malania oleifera isolate guangnan ecotype guangnan chromosome 4, ASM2987363v1, whole genome shotgun sequence.
tttggaaaaatcccattttagtgcttttcattccaaaaaaacaattttaaccttttcGAGACTACTtatgaccttataaaaatattttcgaagtatgttaaaaggtatttaggtccaagtaattaatcctaaaagcttcatgcatccatattgaatttacttgaagtacatacatgaaatttccttaaaattctaaatccttcatctcttgaagtcttcatgcatgtccatgctttgagtccatcatttcttcaaATTTTCATATCAAGTTGATTGTCTCATAGTCGTCAAGCTTTAAGATATCATCCattcctttaagtattctttaagcttcatgtgatcatgttcctttgagatataagcttcaattgatctttgtgagtacttgaccttgctttcacatatgtgagatctgaaatatcatcaatcaatcaaatatgttaagttccacttgtttgttagcctcaaaataggatgttaagccttgtaaggccaacataccCTATTTGTATTTTCTTGAGTTTGGTTTCGTCCAAATATTCTTGCCAAGCCAAAGTCTGAAGTTTTGGGGTTCATCTCTCCATCAAGAAGTATATTACTAGCTTTCAAATCCATATGAATAATTCTTAACCTTGAGTCTTGATGAAGGTAAAGAATGCCTCGAGCATTCCCAATGATAATTTCGTAGCGCTTTTTCCAATCCAGTAGTGCCTTCCTAGTATGATTTGCCATGAAATTGAACAATTACATATCAATTGGAGTTTCTTTATAAGAGAGGAACAACAAATGTTAAAGGAGTCATACTGAGAATGAAAGAGTCCAAGCTTTTATTAGGCATATATTCGTAGATTAGCATTGTCTTTTCCCCATCAATGCAACAACCTAAAACTTTTACTAAATTTCTATGTTGAAGTCTGGCAATCAACAAGACTTCATTTCTGAATACTTCAACTCCTTGGCCTGAGCATTTCGAGAGCCTTTTCACCGCTATTTCTTGTCCATTGGATACGTGACCCTACAAAGGCAAGTTAAACTTCCATAAATTCATAAATATTGGCAAAAGCTTAATctttttttgctattttttcgATTGATATATCAAGCTTTTACTTAATTACAATAATAGATTCTATTAATGGTTATCTTTATAACCAGAATCTactttctcaaaaataaaatatatataagggAGACAGATACAACAATATTGTAAtccaagtgaaaaaaaaaaagaagaaaaaaataaagcatTTACCTTTTAAACTTCACCAAAACCACTTTCCCCAAGTTTGTCCGAGAAGTTATTTGTTGTAAATTTTGTATCCCTTAAATTAAAAAATGGCAAATCGACATTCCTTTCTCCCACATCATGTCCATCTTCTTTTGGATAGTCCTTGTGTGTTGTGGCCAAATTGAACAATAACATTTTTTTGTGACTTTGATTTCCCCAATGGCCTAGTtaagagaaacaaattcaaaaagacTTAATATCAATCATCAGTCTAatataaaattttctttctttccatTTTTTGATCGAAAGGGGAAGTGTAGATAATCAATTTTTTAACAAGGGATTTACCCAACAGaacaacaccaaaaaaaaaaagaaaatgaaagaaagaaagaaagaaagttcCCTCCTCAACCTACAAATCAACAAAGTTTAGTTTAACCAACTTTGCAGAACACCACCCCATGCAAGActaaaagcaaaaagaaaaacaaaataaaacttcCAAAAGATACCCAAGATAAGAAACATTATTATAATATTTGATGATATTAATATTTCATATCCTCCTTGGGTTGAAAATTTTTATATGTGTGGGTGATCTTCATGATCTCATAGTGTGTGCAcctatatataaataattaattaatattaagcTATACTTTAACTTATTAATGAACATATAATGGTAAATTGACCAAAGTCAAGTGTCTTATTTATTGGTATGTAAGATACAATGACCAAAGTCATGTATCTATAATGATTAATGAAAAATCTCCTAAACAAGATACATTAAAATAATGGAAATGGATTGGCTGAGGACATGAATCTCCATAAGTAATGCATCATTAAAGAATTCATCATATTTAATCAATGTATAATCATCTTAGAAGAGGGGAAAGGTCACATGCATGTATTTATGATTCTTTGATTGATTAAGTCACTTATGGATTTCTATATAAAGGGTTATTGGTCCCTCTCAACATTCAATAATTAAGTTTGGTAGAATCCACATCCATAAACCAAACATAAAAGTGAGCAAGAGGAAAGAAGATCAAGTAGTTCAAGGAAAGAAGATCTAATGGCATCAAAATTGGGTTGTCTCGATGGAAATATGGTAAGATGTATTTGAATTGTTCTCCTTATCTTTACATGATCATGGTTCATAAAATAAGTTAAGGATctttttttatagaaattttcTAACACTTTGTATGGTTCaatcataaaaattaatataaattaactATGCTAGTTATATGTATTAACCAATAAGAAAGTGATTTACAAAAAAAACATTGTAAATAGATACCTCTAATCTTTGGATGCCTCTTGCAGAAGTGAAATATAACCAAAAGAAACCCTACCAAAAGAGTACATCCAGTCACAATCACCAATATCCTCTTAGTACCCTTAATGCTACTGGAACTCTTTCTTTTCGTTGctattacaaataaaaaatgtcAATCAATAACAAATCATAATTTAAAAGTCATCtcatttttgtaataaaaatcaaaaaatttctTAAAGCAAATAGTAAGTCCAGCAATACTACCTTACCCAATTCAATTGAGTCGACTCGAATGTACAAATTTTGACTGTCACTTGTATACAATTTGGTGTCAACCAAATCGCCATGCCAAGTGAGGCACCCCTCCCTCCACCCTTGCTATCTGCACTTGTGTACTCTATGCACGAGCAATTCCTCAAGCACTTATCCTTACACGTTTCTGCGTTCAAGTTCATGTTCACACGTGCCACTGACGTGTCAGGCACCTTCACCCATTCAAGCTTCACAAACCCTTCTTCGTTCCCACACATTCCTTTTGCAACCCGGTGAACCATCCCTCAAGTACCAGTCCTTTGGTGACTTGGGCTTGAACCCAGGCAGGCACTTGCacttttcatttaaattttgattCGGGTCACAATAACTGTTCACACCGCACCATCCATAGTTGTCACATCGATCCTTGGGTGCAGACCAAATCTCGACCCATCTCTGATTGGTCTCATGCCACCGTTGGATGTACCCAGATTCATCCAACACCATTCTAAAGAAGATGGAGGCATTTAGGATGCTGGCCATCGCATATATTTTGGCACTGGGAGTCAATGAAGACCAGAAAATGTGAATTAAGTCAAACAGCATAGGTCAAGGGGAAAACTGTGTGGTGTAAAGAAATCCCTTGCATATCTTTCGCATGAGCAGCTCATGCAAAAGTATGCATTGGATTGGCCATTACTAGGCAAGTGTTTTGCAACTTTAagtttattaatataccctcaatGAACACGCttgaaaaagagaagaagaagaagaagaagaagaagaaaaacacagATGGATTGAAATATTCATTGATTTTGGTTGAAAGACCAACGAATTGGTAATATAGTAAATAGGTATTTTAACCTCACTTAGAGTAAAAGTAGGCTTGTGGCGACTCTATTGGACTACATTTTGACCCATTTCTTAGCATATATAGTATCTCATTTTCATGTGATTTCAAGATTGCCATTCGGTCGAGACGATTCAGAAATTCAACCCCCTTTTTTCGAGCATTGATCCTTCTGAAAAATTGTCATAAATTGTATttattacttatatatatataaaaaaaatttcttccatGTGCATCACTCGTGCTTTTACTAGTATTGATAAAATTAACAaagattttttaatttaataataaaaagtacATGCGCACACAGAGATAATGAAAACATTAATTAGTACATACTATTCAATTAGGTTGTCTTTGGAGACTTTTAATCACACAAGTTGAGCAATGTTGACTTTTGGGGGGGTCAAATCTCCAAAATTTGAATGTAAATGGGAAGACGACAGCACCAACTCGACAAGCAGGGGTTGTGTTGAGTTGGTGCCTGCAGGCCATGCGTTACGTACTGGCCAGGTGTTGGgaacaaattcaaattttggtttgaaagtataaatttcatgtcatgaatttgaataaaatgaatttaataaaattttcttaaatatagaataaatttttaaaaatcaggTAATTTAATTCAAGGTTaaaatttcatacttccaaatgCTACTTAACTTCTGATAGAATTTGTTATCTTTACCTTCCTATAGCATATCGaatatcaatttaaaatatattttttacctCACTAGGATTTGTATTATAAGTGTATGTTGAGTATATGCTGGAATGGGATAAAATAAAAGCTATATGAAATGAAAAGTTATTTGATAAATATGTGAAATTACACATGTTAATtcgatttcattttattttattcttatttaataaattataagGTTGATATGTATTCGTTACCGGCAATTGACCATGATTTTCCAGTTTTCCTCTTCTATTTTTTTTggcaatttttgaaatttgatgaGAAaatgaaacattttttttttatttttttacaatttatttttaaatttgaagaGAAAATGGTTTGAAAATCCACAGAAAAGGACAAATTAGgaattattcaaaaaaataaacttGAGAAAATTCCGTTTTTGGAGAAAATGGATTTAAGTCCTCAATTTGTTTACTTTTGAATCGAGTTGGAAACtttttgcataaaaaataaaagtgGAAAAGAGGcaacaaaaaaaatcatatagttTTGGTAAATTGCCCCCTTCTCCTTCCCTAAGACAAAATATGTTGTCAAATGTACTTTAAAATTGTAAGGATCTTTACTTATATTTACATaaacccaaatttaaatttaagatccaAAATTAACACTCCCAAAGGCATTCTTAAGTTTAGGTTGGATACAACTCCGTTGCACAATTATTCGTGCCTTTGAGCTAGCCTAGTTTGACGATTGATTAAATTACTACGTTTTTtctgtgtatttgataaattaacaagaggttaaaaatgtcataaaaagaactaaaattttaataacctaattTACCCCTCCTCTTGGAACAATTCTTTAACTTTCAGCTTGAGACCAAGATAAATAATTCCTAGTTCCCTCCAATGTATTATTGATGGGGTGAGGaagaaaaatatcttttttatcCATTTAGAGACgcaatatgcaaaaaaaaaaaaaaaatagattgcAAAAATGATATCTACACGTAAAACGGGGTAAGGAGAACTTGGCCTAAAAAAGTCAACCccaaaaaaagtcaacaatatggTCAACGGTCAATGCATGGGGTCAACTATCAGTGATGATGTGGCGTGATGACATGGCATACTCACGTGGCAAGCTAACATGAAGGTGGGACCCGATaatgattgtgctaaattataCTAGGTAAATTTCCAGGTAAGTGAGGGAtcacaatggaccgcttaagtcccactttcctagGTAGAATTTTCCTCAGACATGTAATTAGCACAATAAAACTCTTGGGACCTCCGATCTGGCAGGTAGGCAACCAGCGACTGACGCGTAGACTCTAAAGCATAGGATGCAATGGTTTGTGGTGGGATTCCTTGACAGTGGCAGAAGCGTGATAAGGAAGGAGCAACACCAAGAAAACAAGACTGCTAAGAAAAGGCTAGAGtagtggctttgataccatgttagaaataCTGAACAAGTATAATTGTATTTCTTATTCATAAGACTATACATGAGTGCCTATTTATATAGGAGGCATGGAGTGTTGTACAAGTGTAGTACAAGTGCAGTACAACTGTGTAGTACAAGTGTGTAGTGCAAGTAAATAAGGAATGTACAAGTTAATAAGGAATACACATGAACACATTCAATCATGCGTGCCCATGGATATATGCCCACAAGTGCATCCCTAACTTGCTTGCATATACTC
It contains:
- the LOC131153689 gene encoding G-type lectin S-receptor-like serine/threonine-protein kinase At1g11410 → MVHRVAKGMCGNEEGFVKLEWVKVPDTSVARVNMNLNAETCKDKCLRNCSCIEYTSADSKGGGRGASLGMAIWLTPNSTKRKSSSSIKGTKRILVIVTGCTLLVGFLLVIFHFCKRHPKIRGHWGNQSHKKMLLFNLATTHKDYPKEDGHDVGERNVDLPFFNLRDTKFTTNNFSDKLGESGFGEGHVSNGQEIAVKRLSKCSGQGVEVFRNEVLLIARLQHRNLVKVLGCCIDGEKTMLIYEYMPNKSLDYFMANHTRKALLDWKKRYEIIIGNARGILYLHQDSRLRIIHMDLKASNILLDGEMNPKTSDFGLARIFGRNQTQENTNRVFGTFDYMSPEYALDGLFSMKSNIFRFGVLLLEIISGKKNFTSYNDDPLSNLIKHVIVTFLTWDLWSEDRVLEIVDCSMGNSWQELEVLRCIQVGLLCVQGNDVDRPTMLTIVFMLSNEVAIPSPIKTTSICCQRPHVKYMFQKRDDNYNDWSPIEYPCLSKSYLYR